Proteins from one Gallus gallus isolate bGalGal1 chromosome 17, bGalGal1.mat.broiler.GRCg7b, whole genome shotgun sequence genomic window:
- the C5 gene encoding complement C5 isoform X2, whose translation MPSFSIVIEPENNFISSDKFENFRIAVKASYFYNKRLAKADVFLRFGIIEGTEKRMMPRAMLVAKLTNGVAEINFNSKKAVSSLGFQSLEELDGSYLYIAASVVESMGGLSGEVEFSEVKYAVSPYTLSLIATPLFIKPGLPFFIKVQVKDTVDRFVGNIPLVITAKSFSQQMDETELISEGSESGRRETSINDGTALFVVNVPTDSNLLEFQVKTADPHLSDENQATKTYEARVYSSLSQSYLYIDWASNHKILSVGDFISINIYPRSRYIHNIHHYSYLITSKGKIVSFGTQKRIKDLEYEHLSFQITQEMVPSARLIVYYIVGEEPAELVADSVWLNVEQKCGSSLDIKLLSSKETHKPAEIVSLNMKTQFDSFVALSSIDKAIYGVTGRGKRAMEKIMLKLEKSDLGCGAGGGQNNVDVFRMAGLTFLTNANADDSNEAGGKCSEVIRTKRSDFEEQVLKEASKYKHLEIRKCCMHGVKAYPVSETCSDRARRIQSHAKCVSAFRHCCEFANRLREEEPSKLLILARKQFEAFLELDEAEVRSYFPESWLWEVHQVSPRSKTLSITLPDSLTTWEVQGVGISDKGICVAAPLEVQVVKDIFLSIYVPYSVVRGEQIELKGSVYNHRASAIKFCVKIAAGDGICSSGDSATTRQRMHNCNLKNLGAGSSSPIVFRILPLELGLHTINFTLLTTGSSETVVKTLRVMPEGIKKELHAGFTLDPQGVYGSIKRRQEFRYKIPLNLVPKTKIDRSVSVKGHLMGEVIATILSPEGLSILTNLPKGSAEAELMTIAPVFYVFHYLEASNNWHILGPETLTSRTAMRRKMKEGIVSVLSFRNSDFSYSMWKNGKASTWLTAFALRILGQVNQYINLDQISVCNSLLWLIDNCQMPDGSFSEFSDYQPVKLQGTLPREAKEKSLYLTAFSIIGIEKSIKICPTQKIHDAKNKAGDYLLTNVQSAQSPFTMAIISYALALVDLNHQAARSLFSALKREASVIGDPPIYRFWKDDFKTSDLLAPSPVTAQMVETTAYALLTALLRGDKNYANPIIKWLSEEQRYGGGFYSTQDTVNALEALTEYSLLVKRLHLDMGIKVAYRNHGDLHLFKLTEDNFVGRSVTVPLDDDIYVSTGSSTGIATVNVRTVYNVMGTSEESCNFELKIVPKRDDGYRGEDGGPLGRLEACAKYRPSRREPQSGSAHVVMDISLVSGLEANSEDLSTLASGVDQLIADYEIKDGHVILQIDSVPADRFLCVGFRISQLFHVGMLNPGTFSVYEYHAPDKRCTVFYNPYGNEKLVRLCEGDECKCMEAECSKVQERLDQSITADTRREVACQNDIAYVYKVNILSRSEEGYFVKYSATILDLYKRGQAFAQKNNEVTFVKKKTCANVELSPGMQYLIMGKEALKINIGYSFRFQYPLDSSTWIEWWPPNTACTFCQEFLNRMEDFVEDLIISGC comes from the exons CTTACAAATGGAGTTGCTGAGATCAATTTTAACAGTAAGAAAGCAGTGAGTTCTTTAGGGTTTCAAAGCCTAGAAGAATTGGATGGGTCTTATTTATACATTGCAGCATCAGTAGTGGAGTCTATGG GTGGCCTCAGTGGTGAAGTGGAATTTTCTGAAGTCAAATATGCTGTATCTCCTTACACACTGAGTTTGATTGCTACTCCTCTCTTTATAAAGCCCGGACTTCCATTCTTCATTAAG GTGCAGGTGAAGGATACAGTGGATCGCTTTGTTGGAAACATCCCTCTGGTTATCACTGCAAAATCCTTTAGTCAGCAGATGGATGAGACGGAGTTGATTTCAGAGGGTTCAGAatctgggagaagagaaacaagcaTAAATGATGGAACTGCTTTATTTGTTGTTAATGTCCCAACAGATAGCAACCTACTGGAGTTTCAA GTAAAAACTGCTGATCCACACCTTTCAGATGAAAACCAAGCAACCAAAACCTATGAAGCAAGAGTTTATTCATCATTAAGTCAAAGTTATCTCTATATCGACTGGGCTTCAAACCACAAAATACTGAGTGTAGGAGATTTCATAAGTATTAACATATATCCACGAAGTCGATACATTCATAATATACATCACTACAGCTATTTG ATCACGTCAAAAGGGAAAATAGTAAGCTTTGGAACACAGAAGAGAATTAAAGATTTGGAATACGAACATCTGTCTTTTCAGATAACTCAAGAAATGGTTCCTTCAGCACGTCTTATTGTTTACTATATTGTGGGAGAAGAACCTGCTGAGTTAGTAGCTGATTCAGTTTGGCTAAATGTGGAACAGAAGTGTGGGAGTAGTCTTGAT ATTAAGTTGCTATCAAGCAAAGAGACACATAAGCCAGCAGAGATTGTGTCACTTAACATGAAAACACAATTCGATTCCTTTGTTGCTTTGTCATCTATTGACAAGGCAATATATGGAGtaacaggaagaggaaagagagcaATGGAAAAA ATAATGCTGAAATTGGAAAAGAGTGACcttggatgtggtgctggaGGAGGACAAAACAATGTTGATGTATTCCGAATGGCTGGGCTAACATTTTTAACTAATGCAAATGCTGATGATTCAAATGAAGCAG gtgGAAAGTGCAGTGAAGTTATAAGAACCAAACGGTCTGACTTTGAGGAGCAAGTACTCAAAGAAG CATCCAAATATAAACATCTAGAAATTCGAAAATGCTGTATGCATGGAGTAAAAGCATATCCAGTAAGCGAGACTTGCAGTGATAGAGCTCGGCGAATTCAGAGTCATGCAAAGTGCGTTTCAGCATTCAGACATTGCTGTGAATTTGCAAACAGACTGCGGGAAGAAGAGCCTAGTAAGCTTCTAATACTGGCAAGAAAAC AATTTGAGGCTTTTTTGGAACTAGACGAGGCAGAAGTTCGGAGCTATTTTCCTGAAAGCTGGTTATGGGAAGTTCATCAAGTTTCTCCACG GTCAAAGACTTTGTCTATCACTCTGCCTGATTCACTGACTACCTGGGAAGTGCAAGGTGTTGGCATTTCTGATAAAG GTATATGTGTTGCTGCACCACTGGAAGTGCAAGTTGTAAAAGACATCTTCCTTAGCATTTATGTTCCTTATTCTGTGGTGCGAGGAGAACAAATTGAATTAAAAGGATCCGTTTATAACCATAGAGCGTCTGCAATTAAG TTCTGTGTTAAAATAGCAGCTGGAGATGGAATCTGTTCTTCTGGAGATTCTGCAACTACTAGACAAAGGATGCACAATTGTAATTTGAAGAATCTAGGTGCTGGTTCTTCATCGCCAATTGTGTTCAGGATTCTTCCTTTGGAATTAGGTCTTCACACTATCAACTTCACACTGCTGACAACTGGGAGCAGTGAAACTGTCGTTAAAACATTACGTGTAATG CCAGAAGGCATTAAAAAAGAACTTCATGCGGGTTTCACTTTGGATCCACAAGGTGTTTATG GTTCAATCAAGAGACGACAGGAATTTCGTTATAAGATTCCACTAAACCTGGTCCCCAAAACAAAAATTGATAGAAGTGTCAGTGTAAAAG GACATCTTATGGGTGAAGTAATTGCCACAATCCTCAGTCCTGAAGGTCTTAGTATTCTTACGAATCTGCCGAAGGGCAGTGCAGAGGCAGAGCTCATGACTATTGCCCCAGTATTTTATGTGTTTCACTACTTGGAAGCATCGAACAACTGGCATATACTGGGTCCTGAAACCTTAACTTCAAGAACTGCAATgagaaggaagatgaaagaaG GAATTGTAAGCGTCTTGTCATTCAGAAATTCTGACTTCTCATACAGCATGTGGAAAAATGGGAAAGCTAGCACATG GTTGACAGCTTTTGCTTTAAGGATTCTTGGACAAGTTAATCAATATATAAATCTTGACCAAATTTCTGTTTGTAATTCACTTCTGTGGTTGATTGATAACTGCCAAATGCCAGATGGGTCATTCAGTGAATTTTCAGATTATCAACCAGTGAAACTACAG ggTACATTACCCAGAGAagctaaagaaaaatctttgtatCTCACAGCATTTTCTATTATTGGAAttgaaaaatcaattaaaatatgCCCTACTCAG aaaatccATGATGCTAAAAATAAGGCAGGAGATTATTTGTTGACAAATGTACAGTCTGCTCAAAGCCCCTTTACGATGGCAATAATTTCATATGCTTTAGCTCTTGTGGATTTGAATCATCAGGCTGCAAGATCCTTGTTCTCTGCTCTGAAGAGGGAAGCGTCTGTCATAG GTGACCCTCCTATCTATCGTTTTTGGAAGGatgattttaaaacatcagaCCTACTTGCTCCCAGCCCTGTTACTGCACAAATGGTTGAGACTACAGCATATGCATTGCTTACTGCTTTGTTAAGAGGAGATAAGAACTATGCTAATCCAATCATCAAGTGGTTGTCTGAAGAACAAAGATACGGTGGAGGATTTTACTCAACTCAG GATACTGTTAATGCTCTTGAGGCCTTGACTGAATATTCCCTTCTTGTCAAACGGCTTCATCTGGACATGGGCATTAAGGTTGCATACAGAAATCATGGAGATCTTCATCTATTTAAACTCACAGAAGATAATTTTGTGGGAAGATCTGTGACA GTACCTTTGGATGATGACATATATGTaagcactggcagcagcactggtaTAGCTACAGTAAAT GTGAGGACAGTATACAATGTAATGGGTACTTCTGAAGAGTCGTGTAACTTTGAATTGAAGATTGTTCCAAAGAGAGATGATG GTTACAGAGGAGAAGACGGTGGGCCACTTGGGCGCTTAGAGGCTTGTGCAAA gTACAGGCCGAGCAGAAGGGAGCCACAGTCAGGATCTGCTCATGTGGTGATGGACATAAGTTTGGTTAGTGGATTGGAAGCAAATTCAGAAGACTTATCTACT CTTGCAAGTGGAGTTGATCAGTTGATAGCTGACTATGAGATAAAAGATGGGCACGTTATTCTGCAGATAGATTCT GTGCCAGCTGATCGCTTCCTCTGTGTTGGGTTCCGAATTAGTCAGCTTTTCCATGTTGGAATGCTAAATCCTGGCACATTCAGTGTATATGAGTATCACGCACCTG ATAAACGATGCACTGTATTTTATAACCcatatggaaatgaaaaactTGTGAGATTGTGTGAAGGAGATGAATGCAAATGCATGGAag CTGAGTGTAGCAAAGTACAAGAAAGACTAGATCAGTCAATAACTGCTGATACCAGGAGAGAAGTTGCATGCCAGAATGATATTGCATATG TTTACAAAGTGAACATCTTATCTCGCAGTGAAGAAGGTTACTTTGTAAAGTATTCTGCAACTATTCTTGATTTATATAAAAGAG GTCAGGCTTTTGctcaaaaaaataatgaagtcacCTTTGTTAAAAAGAAGACCTGTGCTAATGTTGAGCTAAGCCCAGGAATGCAATATTTGATCATGGGAAAAGAAGCCTTAAAGATAAACATTGGTTACAGTTTCAG attCCAGTATCCTTTGGACTCCAGCACTTGGATTGAGTGGTGGCCTCCAAATACAGCATGTACATTTTGCCAGGAGTTTTTAAACAGAATGGAAGATTTTGTTGAAGATCTCATCATCAGTGGCTGTTGA